One stretch of Halobaculum marinum DNA includes these proteins:
- a CDS encoding ABC transporter permease, which produces MYEYFVKRTGQAIFTAFVVITLSFGLVRLMPGNPADQLRGQLIRNNPDLSQQEINRRVENYINIDYSAPLHEQYLDYVAGILRGDLGRSISQNAPVSEILGQALPWTVFAFSVAILLMFAVGIALGAIMAYQEGTRFDVSTTGIGIVLNSTPNYVTALLFLYVFGFTLGWFPTSGHISSQVVPVVNPLRPVATFQFVADAVYHASLLIAAVVITGFGGVALAMRGNSIQVLGEDYLRVARLRGLSDTRIALRYVARNAILPMYTGLLLAFGGVIGGSAILEQVFTYPGLGYYIVAAVEGRDYPLMMGGFVLITLAVVVGAFIADLTYGLVDPRVTTGGDGS; this is translated from the coding sequence ATGTACGAGTACTTCGTCAAGCGAACCGGGCAGGCGATCTTCACGGCGTTCGTCGTGATCACGCTGTCGTTCGGGCTCGTCCGGCTCATGCCGGGCAACCCGGCCGACCAGCTTCGCGGCCAGCTCATCCGGAACAACCCGGACCTGTCCCAACAGGAGATCAACCGCCGCGTCGAGAACTACATCAACATCGACTACTCGGCGCCGCTGCACGAGCAGTACCTCGACTACGTCGCCGGCATCCTCCGCGGCGACCTGGGGCGCTCGATCAGTCAGAACGCGCCCGTCTCGGAGATCCTCGGGCAGGCGCTTCCGTGGACGGTGTTCGCGTTCTCGGTCGCCATCCTCCTCATGTTCGCCGTCGGCATCGCGCTGGGCGCGATCATGGCGTACCAAGAGGGAACCCGCTTCGACGTGAGCACGACGGGCATCGGCATCGTACTCAACTCGACGCCGAACTACGTGACGGCGCTGCTGTTCCTCTACGTGTTCGGCTTCACGCTCGGCTGGTTCCCGACGAGCGGGCACATCTCCTCGCAGGTCGTGCCCGTGGTGAACCCGCTGCGCCCGGTCGCGACGTTCCAGTTCGTCGCCGACGCCGTCTACCACGCCAGCCTGCTCATCGCGGCGGTCGTCATCACCGGCTTCGGTGGCGTCGCGCTCGCGATGCGCGGCAACAGTATCCAGGTGCTCGGCGAGGACTACCTCCGCGTCGCGCGGCTTCGGGGGCTGTCGGACACGCGGATCGCGCTGCGGTACGTCGCTCGCAACGCCATCCTGCCGATGTACACCGGCCTACTGCTGGCCTTCGGCGGCGTCATCGGCGGCTCTGCGATCCTCGAACAGGTGTTCACCTACCCGGGACTCGGCTACTACATCGTCGCCGCCGTCGAGGGGCGCGACTACCCGCTGATGATGGGCGGGTTCGTCCTCATCACGCTCGCGGTCGTCGTCGGCGCGTTCATCGCCGACCTGACGTACGGGCTCGTCGACCCCCGCGTCACCACCGGAGGTGACGGCTCGTGA
- a CDS encoding glycosyl hydrolase, whose protein sequence is MSGTPDDSDHGHDDESNADTDRVDLSRRGYLAGVSTLGAAGIAGCAGASEATATGAPATTTATAEATTAAAGDPTVSVGAGSYTTRLPSGEEAPPEQVYATSDLLAPFPTNEWWSNLLRSQYGAPMWAHPLVAEPTGAGLDLSYPTEWTFSTVAGDTNRNNVAEMDDTTDLTLSTTGADFADARCAGYGDWHVDVHWGAGDTTTPTLDATVTQGSPFVFAEVTGADAELSFAATPDVWADQGNVLGVTVNGHHYGLFAPAGATWSGVGSATLTSALAGDGYLAVAVLPEATTTALSRYESYAYNPITGTTVSWTYDETAATVETTHAFDTAPRGESSTTGTIAALYPHQYKHTAATLDGDTFVSPRGTMETTTGASFTTTLDLPPTLPYLPATESADQSRLAGYVDDAEAESPLVRSGPEQPGDGTYWTGKNYERLLQLRPIAEQVGDATAADAFDAALRDDLETWLDATVSGDSTSEDVFYYDGTWGTLIGYNDSFGSGPELNDHHFHYGYFVKGAAEVARTDPTWADDANWGGMVELLIRDYASPDRDDPLFPFLRNFSPYAGHSWAAGNPDFDLGNNQESSSEAVNAYAAILQYGAFTGDTRLRDLGAYLLAHETAAVEEYWYDVDEENHPADWDYSYAAMVWGAGYKYDTWWTDDVEAIHGINVLPVGGHSLYLGRDRAAAQATYDELVAANGGDTFGYWPDVLWSYRAFSDPADAVSLFETKPESYAVEFGESRAHTYRWLTALSDLGAVDASVTADAPLAAAFDDGTTRTYVAYNAGDAETTVTFSDGTSLSVPANDLATTTASSGSGGGDGDTERAPTVESVSTATRTTGPWTNVTVDWSVADADGDLASVTVELRDAAGATLESATTSVAGGSASGTTELRTKATPETVAVTVADGATNETTTTTTL, encoded by the coding sequence ATGAGCGGAACGCCCGACGACTCCGACCACGGCCACGACGACGAGTCGAACGCCGACACCGACCGCGTCGACCTCTCCCGGCGGGGCTACCTCGCCGGCGTGTCGACGCTCGGAGCGGCCGGTATCGCCGGCTGTGCCGGAGCGAGCGAGGCGACCGCGACCGGCGCCCCCGCGACCACCACCGCTACGGCCGAGGCGACGACCGCCGCCGCGGGCGACCCGACGGTCTCGGTCGGCGCCGGGAGCTACACGACGAGGCTCCCGTCCGGGGAGGAGGCGCCCCCAGAGCAGGTGTACGCCACGAGCGACCTGTTGGCGCCGTTCCCGACGAACGAGTGGTGGAGCAACCTCCTGCGCTCCCAGTACGGCGCCCCGATGTGGGCGCACCCGCTCGTCGCCGAGCCGACCGGCGCGGGGCTGGACCTGTCGTACCCGACCGAGTGGACGTTCTCGACCGTCGCCGGCGACACGAACCGGAACAACGTCGCCGAGATGGACGACACGACCGACCTCACGCTGTCGACGACCGGCGCCGACTTCGCCGACGCCCGCTGTGCGGGCTACGGCGACTGGCACGTCGACGTTCACTGGGGCGCCGGCGACACGACGACGCCGACGCTCGACGCGACGGTGACGCAGGGGTCGCCGTTCGTGTTCGCGGAAGTGACCGGCGCCGACGCCGAGTTGTCGTTCGCCGCGACGCCCGACGTGTGGGCCGACCAGGGGAACGTCCTCGGCGTCACGGTGAACGGCCACCACTACGGCCTGTTCGCGCCCGCCGGCGCGACGTGGTCGGGCGTCGGGTCGGCGACGCTGACCAGCGCCCTCGCGGGGGACGGCTACCTCGCGGTCGCGGTGTTGCCCGAGGCGACGACGACGGCGCTGTCGCGCTACGAGTCGTACGCCTACAACCCGATCACGGGCACGACCGTCTCGTGGACGTACGACGAGACGGCGGCGACCGTGGAGACGACTCACGCGTTCGACACCGCGCCGCGCGGGGAGTCGTCGACGACGGGGACGATCGCCGCGCTGTACCCGCACCAGTACAAGCACACCGCCGCGACGCTCGACGGCGACACGTTCGTCTCGCCGCGCGGGACGATGGAGACGACGACGGGTGCGTCGTTCACGACGACGCTCGACCTGCCGCCGACCCTCCCGTACCTCCCGGCCACCGAGAGTGCAGACCAGAGCCGACTGGCGGGCTACGTCGACGACGCCGAGGCGGAGTCGCCGCTGGTCCGTTCGGGCCCCGAACAGCCCGGCGACGGGACGTACTGGACGGGGAAGAACTACGAGCGACTCCTCCAACTGCGACCGATCGCCGAGCAGGTCGGCGACGCGACCGCCGCCGACGCGTTCGACGCCGCCTTGCGCGACGACCTGGAGACGTGGCTCGACGCGACGGTGTCGGGTGACTCCACCTCCGAGGACGTGTTCTACTACGACGGCACGTGGGGCACGCTCATCGGCTACAACGACTCGTTCGGCTCCGGGCCGGAGCTGAACGACCACCACTTCCACTACGGCTACTTCGTGAAGGGGGCCGCCGAGGTCGCGCGCACCGACCCGACGTGGGCCGACGACGCGAACTGGGGCGGGATGGTCGAGTTGCTGATCCGCGACTACGCCTCGCCGGACCGCGACGACCCGCTGTTCCCGTTCCTGCGGAACTTCTCGCCGTACGCGGGCCACTCGTGGGCCGCCGGCAACCCGGACTTCGACCTGGGCAACAACCAGGAGTCGTCCTCGGAGGCGGTCAACGCCTACGCGGCGATCCTCCAGTACGGCGCGTTCACCGGCGACACGCGACTGCGTGACCTCGGCGCGTACCTGCTGGCCCACGAGACGGCCGCCGTCGAGGAGTACTGGTACGACGTCGACGAGGAGAACCACCCCGCAGACTGGGACTACAGCTACGCCGCGATGGTGTGGGGTGCCGGCTACAAGTACGACACCTGGTGGACCGACGACGTGGAGGCGATCCACGGGATCAACGTCCTCCCGGTCGGCGGCCACTCGCTGTACCTCGGCCGCGACCGCGCGGCCGCGCAGGCGACGTACGACGAACTCGTCGCCGCCAACGGCGGCGACACGTTCGGCTACTGGCCGGACGTCCTGTGGTCGTACCGCGCGTTCAGCGACCCCGCCGACGCCGTGTCGCTGTTCGAGACGAAGCCCGAGTCGTACGCCGTCGAGTTCGGCGAGTCGCGGGCACACACCTACCGCTGGCTCACCGCGCTGTCGGACCTGGGCGCCGTCGACGCGAGCGTCACCGCCGACGCCCCGCTGGCGGCCGCCTTCGACGACGGCACGACGCGGACCTACGTCGCCTATAATGCCGGCGACGCGGAGACGACCGTCACCTTCTCCGACGGCACCTCGCTGTCGGTGCCCGCGAACGACCTCGCCACGACCACCGCCAGCAGCGGCTCCGGCGGCGGCGACGGCGACACGGAGCGCGCCCCGACCGTCGAGTCGGTGTCGACCGCGACCCGGACGACCGGGCCGTGGACGAACGTCACCGTCGACTGGTCGGTGGCGGACGCCGACGGCGACCTCGCGTCGGTGACGGTCGAACTCCGCGACGCCGCGGGGGCGACGCTCGAGTCGGCGACCACGAGCGTCGCCGGCGGGAGTGCGTCGGGCACGACCGAGTTGCGGACGAAAGCGACCCCCGAGACCGTCGCGGTCACCGTGGCCGACGGGGCGACGAACGAGACGACGACCACCACCACCCTATGA
- a CDS encoding ABC transporter permease codes for MSRENSNSVGAFADDRGGFGTVSESSLSRLDRVRRLLDLWIAAPLRVIWNDARARIGTFLVVTFVLVGVVGPWLVAEPRVGQAGLLVGPFQGGIVGGSWYELSSATVAGVSVPWVALNWPLGTDNVGRGILEQVVHATPRMLTMIASAGLFVTVLGTTVGAVSGYVGGNVDQGLSTVVDIVLTLPGLPLLLILVALLQPENPIVLGIILSLQGWAGMARAIRSQVLTLRSTSYVEAARAMGLSTPAIVAKEIVPNIMPFVMINMVNAMRNVIFASVGLYFLGLLPFNKVVNWGVMLQLAYSNGGMLTLDAAHWLIVPMVSIVLLSMGLILFAQGMDRVFNPRVRARHSSTAGDDDEAEDAEFNTPTTSVGGGL; via the coding sequence GTGAGCCGCGAGAACTCCAACTCCGTCGGCGCGTTCGCCGACGACCGCGGCGGCTTCGGCACGGTGTCAGAGTCGTCGCTCAGCCGACTCGACCGCGTCCGACGGCTGCTCGACCTGTGGATCGCCGCGCCGCTGCGCGTCATCTGGAACGACGCGCGCGCTCGCATCGGCACGTTCCTCGTCGTCACGTTCGTCCTCGTCGGAGTGGTCGGCCCGTGGCTCGTGGCCGAACCCCGCGTCGGACAGGCTGGACTGTTGGTCGGTCCGTTCCAAGGCGGCATCGTCGGCGGAAGCTGGTACGAACTGTCGAGCGCGACCGTCGCCGGCGTCTCGGTGCCGTGGGTCGCGCTGAACTGGCCCCTCGGCACCGACAACGTCGGTCGCGGCATCCTCGAACAGGTCGTCCACGCGACCCCGCGGATGCTCACGATGATCGCCAGCGCCGGCCTGTTCGTCACGGTGCTCGGGACGACCGTCGGCGCCGTGTCGGGCTACGTCGGCGGCAACGTCGACCAGGGGCTGTCCACCGTCGTCGACATCGTGTTGACGCTGCCGGGACTGCCGCTGCTGCTCATCTTGGTGGCGCTACTCCAGCCGGAGAACCCGATCGTGCTCGGGATCATCCTCTCGCTGCAGGGGTGGGCCGGCATGGCGCGGGCGATCCGCTCGCAGGTGTTGACGCTCCGGTCGACCTCATACGTGGAGGCGGCGCGGGCGATGGGGCTGTCCACGCCCGCCATCGTCGCGAAGGAGATCGTCCCCAACATCATGCCGTTCGTCATGATCAACATGGTCAACGCGATGCGGAACGTGATCTTCGCGTCCGTCGGCCTCTACTTCCTCGGTCTGTTGCCGTTCAACAAGGTCGTCAACTGGGGCGTCATGCTCCAGCTCGCCTACTCGAACGGCGGGATGCTGACGCTGGACGCCGCCCACTGGCTGATCGTCCCGATGGTCTCCATCGTGCTGCTGTCGATGGGGCTCATCCTGTTCGCGCAGGGGATGGACCGCGTGTTCAACCCCCGCGTCCGGGCGCGTCACTCCTCGACCGCCGGTGACGACGACGAGGCGGAGGACGCCGAGTTCAACACGCCCACCACCAGCGTCGGAGGTGGCCTGTGA
- a CDS encoding ABC transporter ATP-binding protein, whose protein sequence is MSVDEPVVSLSDLEVHFEKSGGGLNPFADQPTVRAVDGVDLDIGENDVVAIVGESGSGKTTLGKTAVGLQKPTGGSVSFRGQDVWAAKKWRSNPSIPFEEIRRSLQIIHQDPGAALNPNRTVVSSLAAPLKRWQSDLGPEDREARVYHFLKRVGMSPPEDYAHRYPHQLSGGEKQRVALVRALLMNPDLILADEAVSALDVSLRVEMMDLMLDLQEEFDTSFLFISHDLSNARYIAEHAGGRLGVMYLGELVEIGPVEEVLRNPQHPYTKVLTWATPELGVDEDAGGPPVREIDIPDPVNPPAGCRFHTRCPKATEQCRTAAPPVTAVDGADGADDGAMGDGDGTHRVACYRATDDEVYWESDPLDGADLS, encoded by the coding sequence ATGAGCGTCGACGAGCCCGTCGTCTCGCTGTCGGATCTGGAGGTCCACTTCGAGAAGTCCGGCGGCGGCCTCAACCCGTTCGCCGACCAGCCGACGGTCCGCGCGGTCGACGGCGTCGACCTCGACATCGGCGAGAACGACGTGGTCGCCATCGTCGGCGAGTCCGGCTCCGGCAAGACGACGCTGGGCAAGACCGCCGTCGGCCTGCAAAAGCCCACTGGCGGGAGCGTCAGCTTCCGCGGCCAGGACGTGTGGGCGGCGAAGAAGTGGCGGTCGAACCCCTCGATCCCGTTCGAGGAGATCCGCCGCTCGCTGCAGATCATCCACCAGGACCCCGGCGCGGCGCTGAACCCCAACCGGACGGTGGTGTCGTCGCTGGCGGCGCCGCTGAAGCGCTGGCAGTCGGACTTGGGGCCGGAGGACCGCGAGGCCCGCGTCTACCACTTCCTCAAGCGCGTCGGCATGTCGCCGCCCGAGGACTACGCGCACCGCTACCCCCACCAGCTGTCTGGTGGGGAGAAACAGCGCGTCGCCCTCGTCCGGGCGCTGCTGATGAACCCCGACCTCATCCTCGCGGACGAGGCGGTCAGCGCGCTCGACGTGAGCCTCCGGGTCGAGATGATGGACCTGATGCTCGACCTGCAAGAGGAGTTCGACACCTCGTTCCTGTTCATCAGCCACGACCTCTCGAACGCCCGCTACATCGCCGAACACGCGGGCGGGCGACTCGGCGTGATGTACCTCGGCGAACTCGTCGAGATCGGGCCCGTCGAGGAGGTGCTGCGCAACCCGCAACACCCCTACACGAAGGTACTGACGTGGGCGACCCCGGAACTGGGCGTCGACGAGGACGCCGGCGGCCCACCGGTCCGCGAGATCGACATTCCGGACCCGGTGAACCCGCCCGCCGGCTGCCGGTTCCACACCCGCTGTCCGAAGGCCACCGAGCAGTGCCGCACCGCCGCGCCGCCGGTCACCGCGGTCGACGGCGCGGACGGCGCAGACGACGGCGCGATGGGCGACGGCGACGGCACTCACCGCGTCGCGTGTTACCGCGCGACGGACGACGAGGTGTACTGGGAGAGCGACCCACTCGACGGAGCGGATCTGTCATGA
- a CDS encoding ABC transporter ATP-binding protein: protein MSSDHAAAESTATAAATDADGVDDVVLECRDLSVAFEMDRGTSRVLNGVDMDIRRGEILGIVGESGSGKSMFASALLNAVVDPGTTEGSITYRPREGDAVDVLGLEKGPLRSLRWEDISMVFQGAMSSFNPTMDFREHFVETLEAHDYDVGAGIERAEELLADLYLDPDRVLDSYPHELSGGMKQRALIALALVLEPEVLVMDEPTAALDLLMQRSIISLLGDLRDKYDLTMVFITHDLPLVTKLADRIGVLYAFEFAEVGDTESIVHDPKHPYTRALLNATPNLDAPLEEMRPIEGSAPDPVNVPAGCPYHERCPMATDECADVKPPMEAVSGTHEVACHHWPDVDDEIALSTEVQR, encoded by the coding sequence GTGAGCAGCGACCACGCCGCCGCGGAGTCGACGGCCACCGCCGCGGCGACCGACGCCGACGGCGTCGACGACGTGGTGCTGGAGTGTCGCGACCTCTCGGTCGCCTTCGAGATGGACCGCGGCACGAGCCGCGTGCTCAACGGCGTCGACATGGACATCCGGCGCGGCGAGATCCTCGGCATCGTCGGCGAGTCCGGCTCCGGGAAGTCGATGTTCGCGTCGGCGCTGTTGAACGCCGTCGTCGACCCCGGCACGACTGAAGGGTCGATCACTTACCGCCCGCGCGAGGGCGACGCCGTCGACGTGCTCGGCCTCGAGAAGGGACCACTCCGGAGCCTCCGCTGGGAGGACATCTCCATGGTGTTCCAGGGGGCGATGAGCTCGTTCAACCCGACGATGGACTTCCGCGAGCACTTCGTGGAGACGCTGGAGGCCCACGACTACGACGTGGGCGCCGGCATAGAGCGGGCCGAGGAACTGCTCGCCGACCTGTACCTCGACCCCGACCGCGTGCTCGACTCGTACCCCCACGAGCTGTCCGGGGGGATGAAACAGCGCGCGCTCATCGCGCTCGCGCTCGTGCTGGAGCCAGAGGTGCTCGTGATGGACGAGCCGACCGCCGCGCTCGACCTCCTCATGCAGCGGTCGATCATCAGCCTGCTCGGCGACCTGCGCGACAAGTACGACCTCACGATGGTGTTCATCACCCACGACCTCCCGTTGGTCACGAAGCTGGCCGACCGGATCGGTGTGCTGTACGCCTTCGAGTTCGCCGAGGTCGGCGACACCGAGTCGATCGTCCACGACCCCAAACACCCGTACACGCGGGCGCTGCTCAACGCGACGCCGAACCTCGACGCGCCGCTCGAAGAGATGCGGCCGATCGAAGGGTCGGCGCCCGACCCGGTGAACGTCCCGGCGGGCTGTCCGTACCACGAGCGGTGTCCGATGGCGACCGACGAGTGCGCCGACGTGAAGCCGCCGATGGAGGCCGTGTCGGGCACCCACGAGGTCGCCTGCCACCACTGGCCCGACGTCGACGACGAAATCGCCCTCTCGACGGAGGTGCAGCGATGA
- a CDS encoding glycoside hydrolase family 3 N-terminal domain-containing protein, translating into MTTRDPQIGRDPAVDTDTRIEQLIEEMTVREKAAQLAGTYVGTMGETMTVDDAAELVREYGIGFVTPFGYGASPHRDAEEVVEIANELQRVATEESRLGVPILIPVDAIHGHAYVEETTVFPHNLGVAAARDPDLAERIGAVTATEVAATGSSLTYGPTCDVARDPRWGRTFETFGESPYLVGELAAAKVRGIHDAPVDVAAMAKHFPAYGEPERGEDTGPVDRSLSSLYRDFVPSFERVLAEGVEGIMPSYNSINGEPSHGSRYWLRDVLREEFGFDGYVASDWNGINMLHEDHHVEASARDSIRRAFDAGVDVHSLGAAEHVEHLADLVESGEVAEAAVDESVRRVLRLKAAVGLFDDPFVDPDESSDALGVAANRDVTLEAARESMTLLQNDGDLLPFDPEADEVLVTGPNADSLVNQVGGWSLKEEHELDGTTVREGVEAVTGADTTVRYERGAGIDEPDDVAAAADAAAAAAAAVVVLGENWYIHEFGPQDVTGPTDQFPNRAEIDLPDPQRELLEAVVDTGTPTALVLVTGRPLAISWAADTVDAILQAYFPGAEGGRAVAETLFGEVNPSGKLPMSVARSAGHLPVRHNRLPNPHPIGEDEHLSSYDPLWPFGHGLSYTEFEYRDLSVDAESLAADGSVTASVTVANTGERAGDEVVELFGGRDHATVVTPVEELVGFERVSLDPGEETTVDLSVSADAFGVVQPDGSRRFESGPITLRCDELAATVDAVDE; encoded by the coding sequence ATGACGACACGAGACCCACAGATCGGCCGCGACCCGGCCGTCGACACCGACACGCGAATCGAGCAGTTGATCGAGGAGATGACCGTCCGCGAGAAGGCCGCCCAGCTCGCCGGCACCTACGTCGGCACGATGGGCGAGACGATGACCGTCGACGACGCCGCCGAGCTCGTCCGCGAGTACGGCATCGGCTTCGTCACGCCGTTCGGCTACGGGGCGTCGCCCCACCGCGACGCCGAGGAGGTCGTCGAGATCGCGAACGAACTCCAGCGCGTCGCCACCGAGGAGTCGCGCCTCGGCGTCCCGATTCTCATCCCCGTGGACGCGATCCACGGCCACGCGTACGTCGAGGAGACCACCGTGTTCCCGCACAACCTCGGCGTCGCCGCCGCGCGCGACCCGGATCTGGCCGAGCGCATCGGCGCGGTCACGGCGACGGAGGTCGCCGCGACGGGGTCGAGCCTGACGTACGGGCCGACCTGCGACGTGGCGCGCGACCCGCGATGGGGGCGCACGTTCGAGACGTTCGGCGAGTCGCCGTACCTCGTCGGCGAGTTGGCAGCCGCGAAGGTCCGCGGTATCCACGACGCCCCGGTCGACGTGGCGGCGATGGCGAAGCACTTCCCCGCCTACGGCGAACCCGAGCGCGGCGAGGACACGGGGCCGGTCGACCGGTCGCTGTCGTCGCTGTACCGCGACTTCGTCCCCTCGTTCGAACGTGTCCTGGCGGAGGGTGTCGAGGGGATCATGCCCAGCTACAACTCCATCAACGGGGAGCCGTCGCACGGCTCGCGCTACTGGCTGCGCGACGTGCTCCGCGAGGAGTTCGGCTTCGACGGCTACGTCGCCTCCGACTGGAACGGCATCAACATGCTCCACGAGGACCACCACGTCGAGGCGAGCGCCCGCGACTCGATCCGCCGGGCGTTCGACGCCGGCGTCGACGTCCACTCGCTGGGCGCCGCCGAGCACGTCGAACACCTCGCAGACCTCGTCGAGTCCGGCGAGGTGGCGGAGGCCGCCGTCGACGAGTCCGTCCGGCGCGTGCTCCGCCTCAAGGCCGCGGTCGGGCTGTTCGACGACCCGTTCGTCGACCCCGACGAGTCGAGCGACGCGCTCGGGGTGGCCGCCAACCGTGACGTGACGCTTGAGGCGGCGCGGGAGTCGATGACGCTGCTGCAGAACGACGGCGACCTGCTCCCGTTCGACCCCGAGGCCGACGAGGTGCTCGTCACGGGGCCGAACGCCGACTCGCTGGTGAACCAGGTCGGCGGCTGGAGCCTCAAGGAGGAGCACGAACTCGACGGCACGACGGTCCGCGAGGGTGTCGAGGCCGTCACCGGCGCCGACACGACCGTCCGCTACGAGCGCGGCGCTGGCATCGACGAACCTGACGACGTGGCCGCCGCGGCGGACGCCGCCGCCGCCGCCGCCGCCGCCGTCGTCGTCCTCGGCGAGAACTGGTACATCCACGAGTTCGGCCCGCAGGACGTCACCGGGCCGACTGACCAGTTCCCGAACCGGGCGGAGATCGACCTGCCCGACCCCCAGCGCGAGTTGCTGGAGGCCGTCGTCGACACCGGCACGCCCACGGCGCTCGTGCTCGTGACCGGTCGCCCGCTGGCGATCTCGTGGGCGGCAGACACCGTCGACGCGATCCTGCAGGCGTACTTCCCTGGTGCCGAGGGCGGCCGCGCCGTCGCCGAGACGCTGTTCGGCGAGGTGAACCCGAGCGGGAAGCTCCCGATGTCGGTGGCGCGCTCGGCGGGCCACCTGCCCGTGCGGCACAACCGCCTGCCGAACCCGCACCCAATCGGCGAGGACGAACACTTGTCGTCGTACGACCCGCTGTGGCCGTTCGGCCACGGCCTGTCGTACACCGAGTTCGAGTACCGCGACCTCTCGGTCGACGCCGAGTCGCTCGCGGCCGACGGCTCGGTGACGGCGTCGGTGACGGTCGCCAACACCGGCGAGCGCGCCGGCGACGAGGTCGTCGAACTGTTCGGCGGGCGCGACCACGCGACGGTCGTGACGCCCGTCGAGGAACTGGTCGGCTTCGAACGCGTCTCGCTGGACCCGGGCGAGGAGACGACAGTCGATCTGTCGGTGTCGGCCGACGCCTTCGGCGTGGTTCAGCCCGACGGCTCGCGGCGCTTCGAGAGCGGCCCGATCACGCTTCGGTGTGACGAGTTGGCGGCGACGGTCGACGCCGTCGACGAGTAG